In Plasmodium vinckei vinckei genome assembly, chromosome: PVVCY_06, the genomic window GACCTACAGATGAATcatcaaatattttaactAAACAACAAATAgaaaatcatataaaatttttaaatatttcaataaatataggTAATAAATTTGGAACATGCCAAAGTGGTTGTGTCCTAACatttaatgataaaattattgcTTGTTCAggtgataatataaaaaatcatcCATTACACCATTCAGTTATGCTAGCTATTGAAGAAGTAGCATTTAATTTACGGAACATATGgagatttaaaaaaaataaaaaaataaaaaattgtgaaaataatgatgatgaGAATAATATTGTATCCAGTTTAAGTCCCAATCAAATCTCTTCGCATAAAAATGACAGCCATCTCGacaatttatttgaaaaaaaaaatactcaCCAAAATAGTGATAATAACAAACTGTGtgcaataaatatagatagagagaaaaaaaaagaggaaaataatagtatgGATGACGATATTTTGGAAAAATGTGGAAATAGTAATAGTGTAATAAGCTCAGACCAATATCTTTgtacaaattattatgcatatttaacTCATGAGCCTTGTTTTATGTGTGCAATGGCTATGGTACATTCACGAGTTAAGTGTGTTATATTTGATAAAGTTAATAAACACAATGGCGCTTTATTTAGTAAAGGAAAATTACATTGTTTGAAAAGTCTTAATCACCACTTTAAAGTATATAAAA contains:
- a CDS encoding cytidine deaminase, putative, yielding MDTKIIGLEQVYPDEYTRDVVLISMYCFEIKKDIAKDCLNIMKNYINSQLYNNYNHLKRCKKTQDHVEILIGLSKDLPENLLNELKKVNNGEDIKIKKINVSKYEPLNKKQYSEWSSYWPTYYRRPTDESSNILTKQQIENHIKFLNISINIGNKFGTCQSGCVLTFNDKIIACSGDNIKNHPLHHSVMLAIEEVAFNLRNIWRFKKNKKIKNCENNDDENNIVSSLSPNQISSHKNDSHLDNLFEKKNTHQNSDNNKLCAINIDREKKKEENNSMDDDILEKCGNSNSVISSDQYLCTNYYAYLTHEPCFMCAMAMVHSRVKCVIFDKVNKHNGALFSKGKLHCLKSLNHHFKVYKTVREKC